The following proteins are co-located in the Nocardia bhagyanarayanae genome:
- the sucD gene encoding succinate--CoA ligase subunit alpha: protein MSIFLNKDSKVIVQGITGGEGTKHTALMLKAGTQVVGGVNARKAGTTVAHTDKDGNAVELPVFGTVAEAMKETGADVSIAFVPPKFAKDAIIEAIDAEIPLLVVITEGIPVQDTAYAWAYNVEKGNKTRIIGPNCPGIITPGEALVGITPANITGKGPVGLVSKSGTLTYQMMYELRDFGFSTAIGIGGDPVIGTTHIDAIEAFEKDPETKLIVMIGEIGGDAEERAAAYIKANVTKPVVGYVAGFTAPEGKTMGHAGAIVSGSAGTAQAKKDALEAAGVKVGKTPSETAALAREILEKASISA, encoded by the coding sequence ATGTCTATCTTCCTGAACAAGGACTCGAAGGTCATCGTCCAGGGCATCACCGGCGGCGAGGGCACCAAGCACACCGCACTGATGCTCAAGGCGGGCACCCAGGTCGTCGGCGGTGTCAACGCGCGCAAGGCGGGCACCACCGTCGCGCACACCGACAAGGACGGCAACGCGGTCGAGCTGCCGGTGTTCGGCACCGTCGCGGAGGCCATGAAGGAGACCGGCGCGGACGTCTCCATCGCGTTCGTCCCGCCGAAGTTCGCCAAGGACGCCATCATCGAGGCCATCGACGCGGAGATCCCGCTGCTCGTGGTCATCACCGAGGGCATCCCGGTGCAGGACACCGCCTACGCGTGGGCCTACAACGTGGAGAAGGGCAACAAGACCCGGATCATCGGCCCGAACTGCCCCGGCATCATCACCCCCGGCGAGGCGCTGGTCGGCATCACCCCGGCCAACATCACCGGCAAGGGCCCGGTCGGCCTGGTCTCGAAGTCCGGCACGCTGACCTACCAGATGATGTACGAGCTGCGCGATTTCGGCTTCTCGACCGCCATCGGCATCGGCGGCGACCCGGTCATCGGCACCACCCACATCGACGCCATCGAGGCGTTCGAGAAGGACCCGGAGACCAAGCTCATCGTCATGATCGGCGAGATCGGCGGCGACGCCGAGGAGCGGGCCGCGGCCTACATCAAGGCCAACGTCACCAAGCCGGTGGTCGGCTACGTCGCGGGCTTCACCGCCCCCGAGGGCAAGACCATGGGTCACGCGGGCGCGATCGTCTCCGGCTCGGCGGGCACCGCCCAGGCGAAGAAGGACGCGCTGGAGGCCGCGGGCGTGAAGGTCGGCAAGACGCCGTCCGAGACCGCCGCGCTCGCCCGCGAGATCCTCGAGAAGGCCAGCATCAGCGCCTGA